From Nocardioides sp. HDW12B, the proteins below share one genomic window:
- a CDS encoding glutamate decarboxylase gives MPKYSSSRDLQDGIDVRPQFSRDGAVVDIPRRRMAEQSVDPETAYNVIVDELMLDGHARLNVATFGTTWMEPQAEKLMAEAADKNLVDRDEYPQTAQLEDRCLDIIADFWNAPEPDNPIGCSTIGSSEGCMLAGMALKWRWRDRMKEAGKPTDRPNLVVGANVQVCWHKFCRYWDVEPKEVPIRKGETTMHPEDVAAACDENTIGVIGILGSTFDGAYEDIAGMAKELDRLEIEKGIYVPIHVDAASGGLFAPFVDPELVWDFRLERVQSINASGHKYGLVYPGVGWVLWRNEEARPEDLVFRVDYLGGDHPTMSLNFTKPGSGVVAQYYQFVRLGYDGFKRVHQHSRDIAQMMAQAIGDMEEFELIADASDLPVIAFCFNGANTKSGKPRKDSYAANVQYTLNDVADWMKQGGWAVPAYHFCADREELEIIRIVVRNAFSRDLAEMFLMELGRAVGRCDGTGEDPGRAFRH, from the coding sequence ATGCCGAAGTACTCCTCCAGCCGCGACCTCCAGGACGGTATCGACGTCCGTCCGCAGTTCAGCCGGGACGGTGCCGTCGTCGACATCCCCCGTCGCCGGATGGCCGAGCAGTCCGTCGACCCGGAGACGGCCTACAACGTGATCGTCGACGAGCTGATGCTGGACGGCCACGCCCGGCTCAACGTCGCGACCTTCGGCACGACCTGGATGGAGCCGCAGGCCGAGAAGCTGATGGCCGAGGCGGCGGACAAGAACCTCGTCGACCGCGACGAGTACCCCCAGACCGCGCAGCTCGAGGACCGCTGCCTCGACATCATCGCCGACTTCTGGAACGCCCCCGAGCCCGACAACCCCATCGGCTGCTCCACCATCGGGTCCTCGGAGGGCTGCATGCTGGCCGGCATGGCGCTGAAGTGGCGCTGGCGCGACCGCATGAAGGAGGCCGGGAAGCCCACCGACCGCCCGAACCTCGTCGTCGGCGCGAACGTGCAGGTGTGCTGGCACAAGTTCTGCCGCTACTGGGACGTCGAGCCGAAGGAGGTGCCGATCCGCAAGGGCGAGACGACCATGCACCCCGAGGACGTCGCGGCCGCCTGCGACGAGAACACCATCGGCGTCATCGGCATCCTGGGCTCCACCTTCGACGGAGCGTACGAGGACATCGCCGGGATGGCCAAGGAGCTCGACCGGCTCGAGATCGAGAAGGGCATCTACGTGCCCATCCACGTCGACGCCGCGTCGGGCGGGCTGTTCGCCCCCTTCGTCGACCCGGAGCTGGTCTGGGACTTCCGCCTCGAGCGGGTCCAGTCGATCAACGCCTCGGGCCACAAGTACGGCCTGGTCTACCCCGGTGTCGGCTGGGTGCTGTGGCGCAACGAGGAGGCCCGTCCGGAGGACCTGGTCTTCCGCGTCGACTACCTGGGCGGCGACCACCCGACGATGTCGCTGAACTTCACCAAGCCGGGCTCCGGCGTGGTCGCGCAGTACTACCAGTTCGTGCGCCTGGGCTACGACGGCTTCAAGCGCGTGCACCAGCACAGCCGCGACATCGCCCAGATGATGGCGCAGGCCATCGGCGACATGGAGGAGTTCGAGCTGATCGCCGACGCCAGCGACCTGCCGGTGATCGCCTTCTGCTTCAACGGCGCGAACACCAAGTCCGGCAAGCCGCGCAAGGACTCCTACGCCGCCAACGTGCAGTACACCCTCAACGACGTCGCGGACTGGATGAAGCAGGGCGGCTGGGCGGTGCCCGCCTACCACTTCTGCGCCGACCGCGAGGAGCTGGAGATCATCCGCATCGTCGTCCGCAACGCCTTCAGCCGCGACCTCGCCGAGATGTTCCTCATGGAGCTCGGCCGGGCCGTCGGGCGCTGCGACGGGACCGGGGAGGACCCGGGCCGGGCGTTCCGCCACTGA
- a CDS encoding aldehyde dehydrogenase family protein, protein MSSQIPSGADLQRLAVEHAGRCGVDTAALTGDRVDHSPINGERLVDVGWVDASAVDDAVGRAHAAYLQWRRVPAPERGALVKRFGELLAVHKDDLAALVSLEAGKITSEARGEVQEMIDICDFAVGLSRQLYGRTMPSERPGHRLMETWHPLGVVGVISAFNFPVAVWSWNTAIALVCGDPVVWKPSELTPLTALACQAVLARAIAECGAPADLSQVVLGAAEVGERLVDHDGVALLSATGSTRMGRAVGPRVADRFGRSLLELGGNNAAVVAPSADLDLTVRGVVFSAAGTAGQRCTTMRRVIAHTSVVDELTDRLASAYERLPIGNPMAAGTLVGPMIHRGAYEAMERSLEQAADEGGKVVAGGGRALADEAPEAFYARPAIVRTDRQSEVVRQETFAPLLYVLPYGDLDEAIALNNDVPQGLSSSIFTSDNAEAERFLSPEGSDCGIVNVNIGTSGAEIGGAFGGEKETGGGRESGSDAWRAYMRRATNTVNYSGELPLAQGVDFTV, encoded by the coding sequence ATGTCCTCGCAGATCCCCTCCGGCGCCGACCTCCAGCGCCTCGCCGTCGAGCACGCCGGTCGCTGCGGCGTCGACACCGCCGCCCTCACCGGTGACCGGGTCGACCACTCGCCGATCAACGGCGAGCGGCTGGTCGACGTCGGCTGGGTCGACGCCTCGGCGGTCGACGACGCGGTCGGGCGGGCCCACGCGGCGTACCTGCAGTGGCGCCGCGTGCCGGCGCCCGAGCGCGGGGCCCTGGTCAAGCGCTTCGGCGAGCTGCTCGCCGTGCACAAGGACGACCTCGCCGCGCTGGTGAGCCTCGAGGCCGGGAAGATCACCTCCGAGGCCCGCGGCGAGGTGCAGGAGATGATCGACATCTGCGACTTCGCCGTCGGGCTGTCGCGCCAGCTCTACGGCCGGACGATGCCCTCGGAGCGTCCCGGGCACCGCCTCATGGAGACCTGGCACCCGCTCGGCGTGGTCGGCGTCATCAGCGCCTTCAACTTCCCGGTCGCGGTCTGGTCGTGGAACACCGCCATCGCGCTCGTCTGCGGCGACCCGGTGGTCTGGAAGCCCTCGGAGCTGACGCCGCTGACGGCCCTGGCCTGCCAGGCGGTGCTGGCCCGTGCGATCGCCGAGTGCGGTGCACCTGCCGACCTCAGCCAGGTCGTGCTGGGTGCCGCCGAGGTGGGGGAGCGGCTGGTCGACCACGACGGCGTCGCGCTGCTCAGCGCCACCGGCTCCACCCGGATGGGCCGCGCCGTCGGACCGCGCGTCGCCGACCGCTTCGGCCGCTCGCTGCTCGAGCTCGGCGGCAACAACGCCGCTGTCGTCGCCCCCAGCGCGGACCTCGACCTGACGGTGCGCGGCGTGGTGTTCTCCGCCGCCGGCACCGCCGGGCAGCGCTGCACGACGATGCGTCGCGTCATCGCCCACACCAGCGTGGTCGACGAGCTCACCGACCGGCTGGCCTCGGCGTACGAGCGGCTGCCGATCGGCAACCCGATGGCCGCGGGCACGCTCGTGGGACCGATGATCCACCGCGGCGCCTACGAAGCCATGGAGCGCTCGCTCGAGCAGGCCGCGGACGAGGGCGGCAAGGTCGTCGCCGGCGGCGGCCGCGCGCTGGCCGACGAGGCGCCCGAGGCGTTCTACGCCCGGCCCGCGATCGTCCGCACCGACCGCCAGAGCGAGGTCGTGCGCCAGGAGACCTTCGCGCCGCTCCTCTACGTGCTGCCCTACGGCGACCTCGACGAGGCGATCGCGCTCAACAACGACGTGCCGCAGGGCCTGTCGTCGAGCATCTTCACCTCCGACAACGCCGAGGCCGAGCGCTTCCTGTCGCCCGAGGGGTCCGACTGCGGCATCGTCAACGTCAACATCGGCACCTCCGGGGCCGAGATCGGTGGCGCCTTCGGGGGCGAGAAGGAGACCGGCGGCGGCCGGGAGTCCGGCTCGGACGCGTGGCGCGCCTACATGCGCCGGGCGACGAACACGGTCAACTACTCGGGCGAGCTGCCGCTGGCCCAGGGCGTCGACTTCACGGTCTGA
- a CDS encoding LysR family transcriptional regulator: MSPVVHGPRLNLTQVTTLRELTRRGTLAAAADHLGYTPGAVSQHLASLEAALGVNLVQRAGRHLVLTDAGRVMADHAEGLLAAEARAVSATRAAREQVAGPLVVGTWGSTAAGLLAPVVARLGEAFPDVVVTSREVDLDAVSVAVRHGEVDVAFGLDYVDAPIPRDRGVARTLLEPEEFAVAVATGSLPPGSRGGRRRTATPELLRDLDWILPPEGTQYGRALRSGLRRRDVEPRVVHEVTDTAASLQLAAAGLGATLTTPLMLRLGTRSADDLTTLRMADPVTRRIVLLARRDVEQRQPVRVFVEEARTVVDRLLAALTW, from the coding sequence ATGTCCCCCGTGGTGCACGGTCCCCGGCTCAACCTCACCCAGGTCACGACCCTGCGCGAGCTCACCCGCCGCGGCACGCTGGCCGCCGCGGCCGACCACCTCGGCTACACCCCAGGCGCGGTCTCGCAGCACCTCGCGTCCCTCGAGGCCGCCCTGGGGGTCAACCTGGTGCAGCGGGCCGGGCGCCACCTGGTGCTGACCGACGCGGGCCGGGTCATGGCCGACCACGCCGAGGGGCTGCTGGCGGCCGAGGCCCGCGCGGTCAGCGCCACCCGGGCGGCGCGCGAGCAGGTCGCGGGCCCACTGGTCGTCGGCACGTGGGGCAGCACCGCGGCCGGCCTGCTGGCGCCGGTGGTGGCCCGGCTGGGCGAGGCGTTCCCCGACGTCGTGGTGACCTCCCGGGAGGTCGACCTCGACGCGGTCTCGGTCGCCGTCCGGCACGGGGAGGTCGACGTCGCCTTCGGGCTCGACTACGTCGACGCCCCCATCCCCCGCGACCGGGGCGTCGCGCGCACGCTGCTGGAGCCCGAGGAGTTCGCCGTGGCGGTGGCGACTGGGTCGCTGCCTCCCGGCTCGCGCGGCGGCCGACGGCGTACGGCGACGCCGGAGCTGCTGCGCGACCTCGACTGGATCCTGCCGCCCGAGGGCACGCAGTACGGCCGTGCCCTGCGCTCGGGGCTGCGTCGGCGTGACGTCGAGCCCCGGGTCGTCCACGAGGTCACCGACACGGCCGCCTCGTTGCAGCTCGCCGCGGCCGGGCTCGGCGCGACGCTCACCACCCCGCTGATGCTGCGGCTCGGCACCCGGAGCGCCGACGACCTGACGACGCTGCGGATGGCCGACCCGGTCACGCGACGGATCGTGCTGCTGGCGCGGCGCGACGTGGAGCAGCGCCAGCCGGTCCGGGTCTTCGTCGAGGAGGCGCGCACCGTCGTGGACCGGCTGCTGGCCGCCCTGACGTGGTGA
- a CDS encoding FAD-binding oxidoreductase has protein sequence MPPAALPSRASVVVVGGGVVGLSTAYHLARAGVRDVVLLEKDELGCGSTCKAAGGVRAQFSDAVNVELGARSLRTFETFAETFGQDIDLHQVGYLFLLDDEEHVAAFEANVALQNDLGVPSRMIDVAEARALSPMIDPTGLLAAAWSPTDGHCTPESVVAGYARAARAAGACLVRRCAALEVLSEGGVVTGVRTEHGVVATDTVVCAAGAWSRDLAASVGVDLPVTPLRRQILVTEPVPGVDPRTPFTIDFASSFYFHHEGQGLLLGMSDPDETPGFKLGRGEEWLPGLAEVIERRTPGLADVGIASGWAGLYEMTPDHNGLIGEAEGVSRFLYATGFSGHGFLMGPAVGEVVRDLYLGRDPVVDVSALSATRFSASADPAALRPELNIV, from the coding sequence GTGCCGCCTGCCGCCTTGCCCTCACGCGCCTCCGTCGTCGTCGTCGGCGGCGGGGTCGTCGGCCTGAGCACCGCCTACCACCTGGCCCGGGCCGGCGTGCGCGACGTGGTCCTGCTCGAGAAGGACGAGCTGGGCTGCGGCTCCACCTGCAAGGCCGCCGGCGGCGTCCGTGCGCAGTTCTCGGACGCGGTGAACGTCGAGCTCGGCGCCCGGAGCCTGCGGACCTTCGAGACCTTCGCCGAGACCTTCGGCCAGGACATCGACCTGCACCAGGTCGGCTACCTCTTCCTCCTCGACGACGAGGAGCACGTGGCCGCCTTCGAGGCGAACGTCGCGCTCCAGAACGACCTCGGCGTCCCGAGCCGCATGATCGACGTCGCCGAGGCCCGGGCGCTGTCGCCGATGATCGACCCGACCGGGCTGCTCGCGGCGGCGTGGTCCCCGACCGACGGGCACTGCACGCCCGAGAGCGTCGTCGCCGGCTACGCCCGCGCGGCGCGCGCCGCCGGCGCCTGCCTCGTACGCCGCTGCGCCGCCCTCGAGGTGCTGTCCGAGGGAGGCGTGGTCACCGGGGTCCGCACCGAGCACGGCGTGGTCGCCACCGACACGGTCGTGTGCGCGGCCGGAGCCTGGTCGCGCGACCTGGCCGCGTCGGTCGGCGTGGACCTGCCGGTGACCCCGCTGCGCCGCCAGATCCTCGTCACCGAGCCGGTCCCGGGTGTCGACCCGCGCACGCCGTTCACCATCGACTTCGCCTCCTCGTTCTACTTCCACCACGAGGGCCAGGGCCTGCTGCTCGGGATGTCCGACCCCGACGAGACCCCGGGCTTCAAGCTCGGCCGCGGCGAGGAGTGGCTGCCCGGGCTGGCGGAGGTCATCGAGCGCCGCACCCCCGGGCTGGCCGACGTCGGGATCGCGTCGGGCTGGGCCGGGCTCTACGAGATGACCCCGGACCACAACGGGCTCATCGGCGAGGCCGAGGGCGTCTCGCGGTTCCTCTACGCCACCGGCTTCTCCGGCCACGGCTTCCTCATGGGCCCGGCCGTCGGCGAGGTCGTGCGCGACCTCTACCTTGGCCGGGACCCGGTGGTCGACGTGTCGGCCCTCAGCGCCACCCGCTTCTCCGCCTCCGCCGACCCGGCGGCCCTCCGTCCCGAGCTCAACATCGTCTAG
- a CDS encoding maleylpyruvate isomerase family mycothiol-dependent enzyme: MTSSMELAEAERRDLLVLAESLTPEQWAAPSLCTGWSVQDVVTHVVSYEDLPRTEMAKLTVQARGNPARLNDLVVERTSGTTEELLERLRRALVPTGLTAQFNGRIALTDGLIHRQDVRRPLGLGTDVPHDRLASALTFAMVAPPIRGAVRTRFLRLQAIDLDWTFGRGLVVTGPGEALLMAATGRPAALDELDGPGLALLRGRLERPASRP, encoded by the coding sequence ATGACGTCGTCGATGGAGCTGGCCGAGGCCGAGCGCCGGGACCTCCTCGTCCTGGCCGAGTCGCTGACCCCCGAGCAGTGGGCGGCGCCGTCGCTGTGCACCGGATGGTCGGTGCAGGACGTGGTCACCCACGTCGTGTCCTACGAGGACCTGCCGCGCACCGAGATGGCCAAGCTCACCGTGCAGGCACGCGGCAACCCGGCGCGGCTCAACGACCTCGTCGTGGAGCGCACCTCCGGGACGACCGAGGAGCTCCTCGAGAGGCTGCGTCGCGCGCTGGTCCCGACCGGGCTGACGGCGCAGTTCAACGGCCGGATCGCGCTGACCGACGGCCTGATCCACCGCCAGGACGTACGGCGACCGCTCGGCCTGGGCACCGACGTCCCGCACGACCGGCTCGCCTCCGCGCTGACCTTCGCGATGGTGGCCCCGCCGATCCGGGGAGCGGTGCGCACGCGCTTCCTCCGCCTGCAGGCCATCGACCTCGACTGGACCTTCGGGCGCGGGCTGGTCGTGACCGGGCCGGGCGAGGCGCTGCTGATGGCCGCCACCGGCCGGCCGGCCGCCCTCGACGAGCTCGACGGCCCCGGGCTCGCCCTGCTCCGCGGGCGCCTCGAACGCCCGGCGTCGCGCCCCTGA
- a CDS encoding DUF1338 family protein, whose product MTATTGTTGTTVGTTALRARFAARLSRLYGAEVPAYTTLVEVAHEVNQRVLDRHGAAAERLGSIDRVTAERHGAIRVGSRRELAEVARVFRALGMHPCGFYDLRDAAPSAIPVVSTAFRPLDRDELAANPFRVFTSMLVPEDRRFFDADLEERLHTFLSGRQLFAPELLRLADRAVDADGLSESDAEVFLDLATASFALSHDPVDRAWYAELEAVSAVAADIGGVTTTHVNHLTPRVLDIDDLYASMRARGIAMIDEIQGPPAWEGPDVLLRQTSFRALAERRTFREADGALTEGTLRVRFGEVEARGIALTVAGRGRFDELVGEVDRRLAGDPGLTRAEVAPAVWRDGLPATEEGLWREGLGCFGYAVDEAARARPDDAQRRALSDGRTEALVRTGVLRLEPIVYEDFLPRSAAGIFASNLTGTGTGSAAGADGGSGAEQGGAVRDLTWMSDVVGAEVAVPEEVYAAESDASLRTALASLR is encoded by the coding sequence ATGACCGCGACCACGGGAACCACCGGCACCACGGTCGGCACCACCGCGCTGCGGGCGCGCTTCGCCGCCCGCCTGTCGCGGCTGTACGGCGCGGAGGTCCCGGCCTACACCACGCTCGTCGAGGTCGCCCACGAGGTGAACCAGCGCGTGCTCGACCGCCACGGGGCTGCGGCCGAGCGGCTGGGGAGCATCGACCGGGTGACCGCGGAGCGGCACGGTGCCATCCGGGTCGGCTCGCGCCGCGAGCTCGCCGAGGTGGCGCGGGTGTTCCGGGCGCTCGGCATGCACCCGTGCGGGTTCTACGACCTGCGCGACGCCGCTCCCTCGGCCATCCCGGTGGTCTCGACCGCCTTCCGGCCGCTGGACCGCGACGAGCTGGCGGCGAACCCCTTCCGGGTCTTCACCTCCATGCTCGTGCCGGAGGACCGGCGCTTCTTCGACGCCGACCTCGAGGAGCGGCTGCACACGTTCTTGTCAGGGAGACAACTGTTTGCCCCCGAGCTGCTCCGGCTGGCCGACCGTGCCGTCGACGCCGACGGGCTGTCCGAGAGCGACGCCGAGGTGTTCCTCGACCTCGCGACCGCCTCCTTCGCGCTCTCGCACGACCCGGTCGACCGCGCCTGGTACGCCGAGCTCGAGGCGGTCTCGGCGGTCGCGGCCGACATCGGCGGTGTGACGACGACGCACGTCAACCACCTCACCCCGCGCGTGCTGGACATCGACGACCTCTACGCCTCGATGCGGGCGCGGGGGATCGCCATGATCGACGAGATCCAGGGCCCCCCGGCGTGGGAGGGGCCCGACGTGCTGCTGCGGCAGACGTCGTTCCGGGCGCTCGCGGAGCGACGTACCTTCCGCGAGGCCGACGGCGCGCTCACCGAGGGCACCCTGCGGGTGCGGTTCGGCGAGGTCGAGGCGCGGGGGATCGCGCTGACGGTCGCGGGCCGGGGCCGCTTCGACGAGCTCGTCGGCGAGGTCGACCGACGGCTGGCCGGCGACCCGGGCCTCACCCGCGCCGAGGTCGCTCCCGCCGTCTGGCGCGACGGGCTGCCCGCGACCGAGGAGGGGCTGTGGCGCGAGGGGCTCGGCTGCTTCGGCTACGCCGTGGACGAGGCGGCCCGCGCGCGACCCGACGACGCCCAACGTCGTGCGCTGAGCGACGGTCGGACCGAGGCGCTGGTCAGGACGGGCGTGCTGCGCCTCGAGCCGATCGTCTACGAGGACTTCCTGCCGCGCTCGGCGGCCGGCATCTTCGCCTCGAACCTGACCGGCACCGGCACCGGCAGCGCGGCCGGGGCCGACGGCGGCTCCGGCGCCGAGCAGGGGGGTGCCGTGCGTGACCTGACGTGGATGTCCGACGTGGTGGGGGCCGAGGTCGCCGTGCCCGAGGAGGTCTACGCCGCCGAGTCGGACGCCTCCTTGCGGACCGCCCTCGCCTCGTTGCGCTGA
- a CDS encoding FUSC family protein yields the protein MKRPPSLHDVRAGLRRRSNDPIFWNDTVQLFKTVAAAVIAWVVATSVLDLPQPFLAPWAALLVVHATVYRTFSQGARQVAATGLGVVLAWAVGGALGLDTVSVAVALVVGLVIGAVTWFEDQETTIAATALVVLTTGFSQNDSMLVSRLLDTGIGIGVGLLVNAVVWPPLRRRTAVTAIDKVDDRIGRLLTRVHDDLRRHPGTPLQQETVAEWVEETRALDGDLDNAWSLVRQAQESARMNPRRSARQVRQPQQWFSLLHRMEQAVAEQRSMARTLGRSLERGEEWHETFRDGWLRLLEEAGRAVQDADSEALVDVRGRIDDLARDLEQLDPLPLLWPEYGALLFNLRNVVDTMDEVAAANPLGQPPLPVRLPAPVLRRDGTAVGSVPADGLTNEDRAGLDAPSASGSGSR from the coding sequence GTGAAGCGCCCCCCCTCACTGCACGACGTGCGCGCCGGCCTGCGCCGCCGCTCCAACGACCCCATCTTCTGGAACGACACGGTCCAGCTGTTCAAGACCGTCGCCGCGGCCGTCATCGCCTGGGTGGTCGCCACGAGCGTGCTCGACCTGCCGCAGCCCTTCCTCGCGCCGTGGGCCGCCCTGCTCGTCGTGCACGCCACCGTCTACCGCACGTTCTCCCAGGGCGCCCGCCAGGTCGCGGCGACGGGCCTCGGGGTCGTGCTCGCCTGGGCCGTCGGCGGTGCCCTCGGGCTCGACACCGTCTCGGTGGCGGTCGCGCTGGTGGTCGGGCTCGTCATCGGGGCCGTGACGTGGTTCGAGGACCAGGAGACGACGATCGCCGCCACCGCCCTGGTCGTGCTGACCACCGGGTTCTCGCAGAACGACAGCATGCTGGTGTCCCGGCTGCTGGACACCGGCATCGGCATCGGCGTCGGCCTGCTCGTCAACGCCGTGGTCTGGCCGCCGCTGCGACGGCGGACGGCGGTCACCGCGATCGACAAGGTCGACGACCGCATCGGGCGGCTGCTGACCCGAGTCCACGACGACCTCCGTCGCCACCCCGGGACCCCGCTCCAGCAGGAGACGGTCGCGGAGTGGGTCGAGGAGACCCGCGCGCTCGACGGCGACCTCGACAACGCCTGGTCGCTGGTGCGGCAGGCGCAGGAGAGCGCCCGCATGAACCCGCGCCGCTCGGCCCGGCAGGTCCGCCAGCCCCAGCAGTGGTTCTCGCTGCTGCACCGCATGGAGCAGGCAGTGGCCGAGCAGCGCAGCATGGCCCGCACCCTGGGCCGGTCCCTGGAGCGCGGCGAGGAGTGGCACGAGACGTTCCGCGACGGCTGGCTCCGGCTGCTGGAGGAGGCCGGTCGGGCCGTCCAGGACGCCGACAGCGAGGCCCTGGTCGACGTGCGCGGCCGCATCGACGACCTCGCCCGCGACCTCGAGCAGCTCGACCCCCTGCCGCTGCTCTGGCCGGAGTACGGCGCGCTGCTGTTCAACCTGCGCAACGTCGTGGACACCATGGACGAGGTGGCCGCGGCCAACCCCCTGGGCCAGCCGCCGCTGCCGGTGCGCCTGCCCGCGCCCGTGCTGCGGCGCGACGGCACGGCCGTCGGCAGCGTGCCGGCCGACGGGCTGACGAACGAGGACCGCGCCGGGTTGGACGCCCCGTCGGCGTCGGGCTCCGGCTCGCGGTAG
- a CDS encoding alpha/beta fold hydrolase yields MPLENSFYTAEMQGPYVTVPLGRFELEEGGVIEELELAVATYGELNKAKDNAILVPTWFSGTHATWWQVYIGPGRALDPEKYFIVVVNQIGNGLSTSPHTTGDASIAMERFPHVRIGDDVRAQEQLLREKYGVERLALVVGGSMGAQQTWEWAVRFPDKVQRAAPIAGTAQNTPHDFLFTQTLMDAITSDPAWAGGRYTSHADVADGLRRHADIWAVMGLTTDFWKSGFWKDLPPVVEGLGWSTFEEFQQNFTRLLFGLMDPNALLTMGWKWQRGDVARNAGGDLAAALGRVSAKTFVMPIDSDMFFPPRDCEAEQQLTPGAELRVLPSIAGHFGLFGFEQTYLDAVDAHLRELLEAEV; encoded by the coding sequence ATGCCGCTGGAGAACTCGTTCTACACCGCCGAGATGCAGGGGCCGTACGTGACGGTCCCGCTGGGCCGCTTCGAGCTCGAGGAGGGCGGGGTGATCGAGGAGCTGGAGCTGGCGGTCGCGACGTACGGCGAGCTCAACAAGGCCAAGGACAACGCGATCCTGGTCCCGACCTGGTTCTCCGGCACCCACGCCACCTGGTGGCAGGTCTACATCGGCCCGGGGCGCGCGCTCGACCCGGAGAAGTACTTCATCGTGGTCGTCAACCAGATCGGCAACGGGCTCTCGACCTCGCCGCACACCACCGGCGACGCGTCGATCGCGATGGAGCGCTTCCCGCACGTCCGCATCGGCGACGACGTCCGCGCCCAGGAGCAGCTGCTGCGCGAGAAGTACGGCGTGGAGCGGCTGGCGCTCGTGGTGGGCGGCTCGATGGGCGCCCAGCAGACGTGGGAGTGGGCCGTCCGCTTCCCCGACAAGGTGCAGCGCGCGGCCCCGATCGCGGGCACGGCGCAGAACACGCCGCACGACTTCCTGTTCACCCAGACCCTGATGGACGCGATCACCTCCGACCCGGCCTGGGCGGGCGGGCGCTACACCAGCCACGCCGACGTCGCCGACGGCCTGCGGCGCCACGCCGACATCTGGGCCGTCATGGGCCTGACCACCGACTTCTGGAAGTCGGGGTTCTGGAAGGACCTGCCGCCGGTGGTCGAGGGACTCGGCTGGAGCACCTTCGAGGAGTTCCAGCAGAACTTCACGCGGCTGCTCTTCGGCCTCATGGACCCCAACGCGCTGCTGACCATGGGCTGGAAGTGGCAGCGCGGTGACGTCGCCCGCAACGCCGGCGGCGACCTGGCCGCGGCGCTCGGGCGGGTGTCGGCGAAGACCTTCGTGATGCCGATCGACTCCGACATGTTCTTCCCGCCGCGCGACTGCGAGGCCGAGCAGCAGCTGACCCCGGGCGCCGAGCTGCGCGTGCTGCCCAGCATCGCCGGTCACTTCGGGCTCTTCGGCTTCGAGCAGACCTACCTCGACGCGGTCGACGCGCACCTCCGCGAGCTCCTCGAGGCGGAGGTCTGA